A single region of the Musa acuminata AAA Group cultivar baxijiao chromosome BXJ1-11, Cavendish_Baxijiao_AAA, whole genome shotgun sequence genome encodes:
- the LOC135596712 gene encoding transcription factor MYB61-like, which translates to MGGHSCCYKQKLRKGLWSPDEDEKLIKHISKHGHGCWSSVPKQAGLQRCGKSCRLRWINYLRPDLKRGTFSQQEEDLIIELHAVLGNRWSKIAVHLPGRTDNEIKNLWNSCIKKKLRQRGIDPITHEPLAEVDGSDDKAPINREKNNSGSSGLQILANAKLTMHVGKSVDESTASKSSSTPTKEFLLDQLLATHESPSTCRSSKPTSYFSLPLLSFAPDYTRGQTTSAAPPICSKQLLWSNQTARQLDANPGLSCNAMPYILSTLAVDPPICEGDDSVSNWYSGNCSNSRRSSAVNDSGGVMLQSSCSYDSGIFPWSELTPDKDVQVQLGGEAEDLRWSEYLHGAFPVSSAMPTQSQPLFGDKIKSGGQFTFHGFSTWHQTQQLQPQLPPSDTSVKDFQSVSAGFE; encoded by the exons ATGGGAGGGCACTCCTGCTGCTACAAGCAGAAGCTGAGGAAAGGCCTCTGGTCTCCTGATGAAGACGAGAAGCTCATCAAGCACATTTCCAAGCATGGTCATGGGTGTTGGAGCTCCGTCCCTAAACAAGCAG GTCTCCAAAGGTGCGGAAAGAGCTGCAGATTGAGGTGGATAAACTACCTGAGGCCCGACCTCAAGCGAGGCACATTCTCGCAGCAGGAAGAGGACCTCATCATTGAGCTCCACGCGGTTCTGGGGAACAG GTGGTCGAAGATTGCAGTACATTTGCCCGGAAGGACCGACAATGAGATCAAGAACCTTTGGAATTCCTGCATCAAGAAGAAGCTGAGACAGAGAGGCATCGACCCCATCACCCACGAGCCGCTTGCGGAAGTCGATGGTAGTGACGACAAAGCCCCCATCAATCGCGAAAAGAACAACTCCGGCTCCAGCGGACTCCAAATCCTGGCAAACGCTAAGCTCACGATGCATGTGGGCAAATCCGTGGACGAGAGCACAGCCTCAAAGAGTTCATCGACGCCAACCAAAGAATTCCTTTTGGATCAGTTGCTCGCCACCCATGAGAGCCCATCGACCTGCCGCTCCTCCAAGCCAACCAGCTATTTCTCGCTTCCGCTGTTGAGCTTTGCTCCTGACTACACCAGAGGTCAGACCACTTCGGCCGCTCCGCCCATCTGCTCGAAGCAGCTCCTCTGGTCCAACCAGACCGCACGGCAGCTCGATGCCAATCCTGGGTTGAGCTGCAATGCGATGCCCTACATTCTGTCCACTTTGGCGGTTGACCCACCGATCTGCGAGGGAGATGACAGTGTCTCGAATTGGTACTCCGGCAATTGCAGCAATAGTCGTCGGAGCAGCGCAGTAAATGACAGCGGAGGAGTCATGCTGCAAAGCAGCTGCTCTTATGACAGCGGCATCTTCCCCTGGTCGGAACTGACGCCCGACAAAGACGTGCAAGTCCAGCTCGGAGGCGAGGCCGAGGACCTCAGATGGTCGGAGTACCTCCACGGCGCATTCCCGGTGTCCTCAGCGATGCCGACGCAAAGCCAACCTCTGTTTGGTGACAAAATCAAGTCGGGAGGCCAATTCACCTTCCATGGTTTCAGCACCTGGCACCAGACGCAGCAGCTCCAGCCGCAATTACCTCCTTCAGACACAAGCGTCAAAGATTTCCAGTCTGTGTCTGCGGGATTCGAATAA